In Cytophagales bacterium, the following are encoded in one genomic region:
- a CDS encoding helix-turn-helix transcriptional regulator, whose amino-acid sequence MKKFQLGEFEEIVMLTVAILYDDAYGVSIKKEIETRLNRSVSVGALQSALRRLEDKNYLASQDKDATQERAGRPKRYFKITSLGKEAMEHTRETRNNLWEAIPSISLDVKFSDL is encoded by the coding sequence ATGAAAAAGTTTCAACTTGGTGAGTTTGAGGAGATCGTGATGCTGACCGTCGCCATCCTGTATGATGATGCCTATGGGGTATCCATTAAGAAGGAAATCGAAACACGGTTGAACCGAAGTGTGAGCGTCGGGGCATTGCAATCTGCGTTGCGAAGACTGGAGGATAAAAACTACCTCGCCTCCCAAGACAAAGATGCTACTCAGGAAAGAGCCGGACGGCCCAAACGCTATTTCAAAATCACTTCTCTGGGTAAAGAGGCCATGGAACACACCAGGGAAACCCGCAATAACCTTTGGGAAGCCATCCCCTCCATTTCTCTGGACGTGAAGTTTAGCGACCTCTAA
- a CDS encoding cytochrome P450, which produces MAASNSVLGDIKFRKDFKYSRKVPTYVSNSVSCVDEIARWVLDLQGILYKDEPHAPGLYVPVVNKLSGGTGIWNNPVLVTTDALVYTVPSIVQLIEERSAPENKIIPDDPDERKEVLELYEKIYSNLTGPLSKLVYTYLLPHRKYAVPLFTRRVPWKERVIFKLGYPILRNALSKGLGLADGTVEERLKAVDEVFDFVDDLLQDGRKYLAGNRLSLADITFASVAGPLILPDQYGAVITDINEIPDELRQIVYRLRATKAGQFVLRLYQEDKPILRDQSEIPKEPSALSRMNQKIGRVIFGKKFKPNMFFFLQKRFPVVRLPFTKLVLVNKHESVVNVLDRDLDFTIEEINSKKMSKLNDAFFLGMDRNNPQFGRERDMARSIIKREDISSIQGFVKEKAEIMTQSASMYGKLDVVNTLVREVQTQLIRHYFGVHASNDVKMKAWLRAIFWDLFLNLGDDEAIHQKALVAANEMKVCIEHLIDKRKCELKENGRLSDNLLNRMIQLQGQKGFEWLDDDTIRRNISGIITGALETTNKSVVLVLDELFNRPDTLQQAVAIAAKGDIKEMYGYVSEALRFNPHQPLVMRFSEEKQTVHVSNKSYTIPAKSKIFALTAAAMFDQEQFPEPKKFDPNRSASYMNYGFALHECYGKYVNAVTIPTFVAAVLTLPNVRRASGIAGAGTGLMEGPFPNNFVVDFG; this is translated from the coding sequence ATGGCAGCAAGCAACTCCGTACTGGGAGATATTAAATTCAGAAAAGACTTTAAGTATTCCCGAAAGGTCCCCACATACGTCAGCAACAGTGTGAGTTGTGTGGACGAAATAGCCCGATGGGTACTAGACCTCCAGGGCATATTGTATAAAGATGAACCACATGCTCCGGGACTTTATGTACCTGTGGTGAACAAACTCAGTGGAGGAACTGGCATTTGGAACAACCCTGTTCTGGTTACTACTGATGCCCTCGTTTATACCGTGCCGAGTATTGTTCAGCTCATAGAAGAACGATCGGCACCAGAAAACAAAATCATCCCGGATGACCCAGACGAGAGAAAGGAGGTCCTGGAATTATACGAGAAGATATACAGTAACCTGACGGGCCCTTTGTCAAAACTCGTCTATACCTATCTGCTTCCTCATAGGAAGTACGCCGTTCCCCTGTTTACCAGAAGGGTACCCTGGAAAGAAAGGGTCATTTTCAAGCTGGGATATCCTATCTTGAGGAATGCCTTGAGTAAGGGGCTCGGGCTTGCCGATGGAACTGTCGAGGAACGATTGAAAGCTGTTGATGAGGTATTCGACTTTGTAGATGACTTACTACAGGATGGCAGAAAATACCTGGCTGGGAATCGATTGAGCCTCGCAGACATCACTTTTGCTTCTGTTGCAGGTCCATTGATCTTGCCAGATCAATATGGAGCGGTAATTACCGACATCAACGAAATACCCGATGAACTTAGACAAATTGTTTATCGTTTGCGGGCGACTAAGGCGGGTCAATTTGTGTTAAGGTTATATCAGGAAGACAAACCCATACTTCGAGACCAAAGCGAGATCCCAAAAGAGCCTTCCGCCCTGTCTCGCATGAATCAAAAAATTGGTCGGGTCATATTCGGGAAAAAATTCAAACCCAACATGTTCTTCTTTTTGCAAAAGAGGTTTCCTGTAGTACGCTTGCCGTTCACAAAATTAGTACTGGTAAATAAGCATGAGTCGGTAGTCAATGTGCTGGACCGGGACCTGGATTTCACCATTGAAGAGATCAATTCCAAGAAGATGTCTAAGCTTAATGATGCTTTTTTCTTGGGTATGGACCGCAATAATCCTCAGTTCGGCCGGGAGCGTGACATGGCCAGAAGTATCATTAAACGAGAGGACATTTCGTCCATTCAGGGTTTCGTTAAAGAAAAAGCTGAGATCATGACCCAGTCCGCTTCGATGTACGGGAAACTAGATGTGGTCAATACGCTGGTAAGAGAAGTTCAAACACAATTGATCCGACATTACTTTGGCGTCCACGCATCAAATGATGTCAAAATGAAAGCATGGTTGAGAGCAATCTTTTGGGACCTCTTCCTCAACTTGGGGGACGATGAAGCCATACACCAAAAAGCACTTGTGGCAGCCAATGAAATGAAGGTTTGCATTGAACATTTGATTGACAAACGAAAATGTGAATTAAAAGAAAATGGAAGGCTTTCTGATAATTTGCTGAATCGTATGATCCAATTGCAGGGACAGAAAGGCTTTGAATGGCTGGATGATGATACCATACGAAGAAATATCTCAGGGATCATTACAGGGGCATTAGAAACGACCAACAAGTCGGTGGTCCTGGTACTGGATGAGCTTTTCAATCGTCCCGACACACTCCAGCAGGCCGTTGCTATCGCGGCAAAAGGAGATATAAAAGAAATGTACGGATACGTATCAGAGGCTTTACGATTCAATCCACATCAGCCATTGGTGATGCGCTTCAGTGAGGAAAAACAAACAGTTCATGTGAGTAATAAATCGTACACCATTCCGGCAAAAAGCAAAATCTTTGCTTTGACTGCTGCGGCTATGTTTGATCAGGAACAATTCCCTGAACCCAAGAAATTTGATCCCAACAGAAGCGCTAGTTACATGAATTATGGTTTTGCACTACATGAATGTTATGGTAAATATGTTAATGCAGTCACCATTCCAACCTTTGTGGCAGCGGTGCTCACACTACCAAATGTTCGTCGAGCTTCAGGCATAGCTGGAGCTGGAACAGGACTTATGGAAGGACCTTTCCCCAATAATTTTGTGGTAGATTTCGGATAG